Genomic segment of Geotrypetes seraphini chromosome 4, aGeoSer1.1, whole genome shotgun sequence:
CTCACTAAGTGGAAAACAGGAAATTAAGGAGGCCAAGAACAGCACAAAACATGTATGAAGTCTCAAGCGGCAACAAGGGTGCTGTCAATAAACATCTCCCCTCACTGCCAGATCGACCCCACTATTTATAGAAGAATCACCCAAATCATAGTTGGCAAATGCTGGGGTCCACTTTgggagttagcgcccaagaaaaagatctaggtgtcactgcaaacaatacaatacacctgcattgtgaggtcacagagctttatggttatagaaacacagaaacatgatggcagataaaggccaaatggcccatccagtctgcctgtccgcagtaaccattatctcttcctctctccaagagatcccacgtgcctatcccaggccctcttgaattcagacacagtctctgtctctaccaccctttctgtataaaagtatttccttagattactcctgagcctatcacctcttaagttcatcctatgccctctcattccagagcttcctttcaatgagactcgactcgtgtgcatttatgccatgtaggcatttaaacatcCCTATCGtatatcccctctcccgcctttcttccaaagtatacagattgagatctttaaatctgtcataaccctactcctctctgccctctgctcaccacccctAGCCAGCCAGTTTAAGCATCCCCTCTAACTATAACCTCTACTCTTGCATGCTGTTTGTCTgacttgattgtttagattgtaagctcacttgagcagggactgtctcctttgtgactctgtacagcgctgtgtacatctggtagcgctctagaaataattcatagtagtagtgtgaagagttttggTCTTTGGGAACAGAGCTGAGactttgatgtcataatgcctcattctaccaataagagccaacctcatcagtgatgtcacaatggcttcattgtcctgtactcccctctgcccaccaacccagccatgacatcctgcttatatgtcctgtttagattgtaagctctttcaagcagggactggctcctttgtgactctgtacagcgctgcgtacgtctggtagcgctatagaaataatactaGTAGTAGTAATTTTATACCTGCAGCAATGGACGGTTTTGACTTGCAGAAGATCACAAAGCGCCACAGAGCCCTGACCACTGGGTTATTCCTCCACTGCATTCTGTAATGAAAGATGCTATgcaatatttttaaaatacagcCCCAACATGAAACAATAATGCTTTTAATGGCAACGAGACGTCACACTGCAAAATGACACTCCTATGTATTTCCTAGACAGAGCAGCTCATATTTTCCCAGTACTTATTTTGAGCATCGCTAAACATATTTTGGAGAATTGTTATTGGCATCATAGCAAAAATAAACTCCGGCAGATAAGCTGCAGGTGATACATTACATATATAATATAGTTGTGCCTAGCTTTtgagaattctttttttttttttttcaggttttgcTCTCTTTTATTGGATTATCACATTGTGAAGCAAGCAGATGAAAGTTGGACCTAACCAGTTAGACACAAAGGAGAActgtcctcttcctcctctcaCCGCAAACATATGAAAGACAGTTCCTTCCCCTGTGAAACAGCACGGATGAATCCAGGAGAGAAACTGAAGCCAGCGACGAGGACTGGAGAAATGTAGCAACCGAGCCACGTGCTGTGGAATAAGCATGTCACTCCTTGAACTTCCATTCCTGGCGACACATTGGACAGTGTTGTTGGACCTGCTGTGAGTTCAGCCACTTGAGAATACAGTGCATGTGGAAGCAGTGGGAGCACTGGCCCCACACAAGCGGGCAGTCATCACCTGGAATCTTACAGTCAGGACAGCAGCCGTTGAAGGCCATTCGACAAATTCCACAGTTCTCATCATTGGCCACCCAAAGCCAGGATGCGACTCCATTCCATGACTTAACTTTCACCTTCATGACACCTCAGAATTGACAGCAGTGCGGAAAGAGCGAACCAAGCGCCAAGCTCTTTCTCCCGCTCTGGGCCTGATGAGAATTTTGAGAATTCTAATCCCTTTAGTTAGGTCAGGGCAGGTTAGCACTGATTTGATACTTCAGTGCTCTTTTTACGAGTGAACACGGAGAACTATATTGCTTCATCCAAGTGAAGCTGGTTAAATACCCGTGAGAACGGTCGTCGTCAGTCATTAAAGAAGTCACTGGCATACCTTTGCTATTTTAAGCTTCTGCCTTGATGCCCACTGTTCTTGTAATAACCCATTCTTATCTTGAATTATGAAACCATAGGAGCACAAGTGTGCTTGAGTGGGCATTCCACAGAAAGCAGGACAGGGAAATGACCTAAAACGTAGCCAAAAGAGAAGAGCTTAGCATCTCATTAGTGTCCTGTCACCAAATTCTAGGACCGCTTCCTGGGTTTCTGGGAAATGGCATTTCCCACGTGTGAATGCCCAGTTGGTTTGAGGGATCTCAGCTTTGATTTGACCTCACAAGTCTTTCAATGGTGCTTTAGCTACTGGGAAATGAGGTTTGCTTGAGTCATTATtgcttaaaacaaacaaaaccagaAATCATAAAACTCGCTTAGTTGACATTAGAGTCTTCGGAAACCGGTAAGGGGGCACAGTATTATAAATTATTCGTACTGTGACTGTTTTAATAGTGTAAGTTCATGTCAGCTGGTATACTACAAACAAAAACATTACAAACTACCCTCACATTTGGACGTTTGGCTGGTGGAAGCTAGAAAGCATATTTATTACACAGATGTGACGATGTTTGTGGAATGCCCTTTCTGGGAGCAGCATCTACATGTAAAATTGTTTGTAGACATCATATTTTCCCCCCATAaatgttttattgaaaattttataagatagtgagcccaccaggacagatagggacaaatgcttgagtacctgaatataaaccacctagattataagtggtatttaaatactgaaataaaaacaaacaaaataatagGCCAACATAAACACAATATTGTGtaataaaatacaaacataatataaaaaacaaaactatagtcctagagcagtggtctcaaactcaaaccctttgcagggccacattttggatttgtagatatttggagggcctcagaaaaaaaatagttaatgtcttatttgaaaaatgacaattttgcattgggtaaaactctttatagtttataaatctttccaagtcttaataagaatattgtaatttatagctaaagagagatatgatcaggaaacttttattttacttttgtgattatgataaacacactgagggcctcaaaatagtacctggcgggccacatgtggcccccgggccgcgagtttgagaccaccgtcCTAGAGTATCGCAACAATCTACACAAATAAGCCAATATAATTATTCATGTAAGTTAACTAAACAATCCCATATTTTCTGGAATTTTCTCAAACTGCCACTCAATTGCATATGCTTTCTCATTTTTACTATATAAGCGTATCATGTTCCACCAACTATTATAATCCAATTTAGAAAAATCCTTCCAATTAGATAATATTGTTTTGATTGCTATCATAATCAAATTCTTCAATAGTTGtgttttatcaagccgcgctggcggggttagcgcgtgacttttaatcaaaaCTACcgcccaaaaaactaccgcctgctcaaggcaggcattagcggctagtgcagctggcggtttaacacacgcattaaatcgctagcgcggcttgataaaaggagcccttaacgcaGATTCTAGCCCAAACCCCCCCTCCTAATTATTGTTAGTGGTTCCAATATAGGAAGCAAAGTTGATATGGTTGACCAAACCTTACTCGAATATGTAGCAACATAGGGACATTCGAATAACATGTGTTCCATAGTTCCAATTTTATCTTTACAAGTCCAACAGAATTTCCCTTTCGAGTCGTCTATTTTGGACAATTTTAAAGATGGCCACAAAGCCTGTGCATTAAAGAAAAGAGGATTGCATTAAGCTTGTAGAATGCAATGATGTTGCGATTGAAATCCATACTGATTTCCATTGTatttcatctaattttttatcCACATCAAACTCCCAAGTGCTCAGTATTTTAAACGCTTGTACCATTGAGAAGCCACTCCTTTCCACGTTTATTATAGTTGCATATTCTGTAGCTTGGGATGATTTTATACAATGTGAACGTTGAATCCATCTGTAATATTGCTGTTCTGCCAAGCCAGCAAATGGCATCCAATCTTGTTGTTGCATTAAATGCCTAATCTGCCAAATCCCAGCTCTTTTCCACAGTCGATCCCCGTATTTTATTCACTGGAGCCCAAAAAGTTTCATTCCACTTAGACTTAACTGTcttttccagttctagaaatgtTGACTTAGACAACATTTAAAAAGCttggttttttaaatttaattctgcAAATGCGACAAAgcacattcaattcctatgggcttgaTCGCATTTAACACACGGTGATCGCTagcctggctttgtaaaagaagccctaagacaCCAAAGGCTCTGGCTCTACACGGTcatcacattattatgaccaccaccTACCTCTGATgggtatataaggtgggatgtcagcaagttgccaaaATAGCAACCTTAGTGGTCATGGGGGAAAAGTgtgatttatcagacattgaaaaaggaATGATCATCAGCTACTGGGCCAAAGGAGGCAGCAATTTTGGAAACAgtggagtttgtgaactgttcacgGGCTACTGTGGTTAAAGTGTATCATGAATGGATCTTTTTCTCAACCCAACATGGTAACTGTGGAGCAGCACAAGCCATCGATGCAAGGGGGAACGTTGGCTATGCAGGTTGGTGCAGGCCAATCAACATGCTACTGTGGAGAAACTCACCATCCACATGAACCAGGGGCTTCCAGATGTTTGTCCAAAATGACTGTGAAGCAAACCCTGTTGCAAATAGAGCTCCGGAGAAGATGGCTGGTGACTGCACCCATTCTCACGAGGGTTCATCGCAAAAAATGtctgcaatttgcacaggagtaaTAACATTGACTTGCACTAactggcagagggttgccttctctGATAAGTCGGATTTTGAATTCCATCAAATGGATGGACATTTCAGGCATGAAACCGCCAAGAACAAACACCCAGCACCcatttctccctccacccccccctcaattggtctggcacccatcttcttccctccgctccccccctagactggaatctctctctcttccccatttcccttcagcatctgttactTCTCCATaccatcttccctccctctctcccttccccagtttccttcagcatcttatccccactctcttccccactcttttcccttcagcgtctgttcctctccaccccaccttccctccctctctcccttacctaGTTCCCTTCAGCGCCTGTTCCTCTcaaccccaccttccccagtttccttcagcgtctgttcctccccacctcaCCTTCTCCAGttcccccttcagcgtctgtttctcttcaccccacctttcctccctttcttcctccctgtcCCGGCCCTTACCATCATGGGGGGCGATTTCTAAATTTCTTTCCCACAAGCAGCCAGAGCATTAaagttgcgtgtggctgcaggaaaggtctgTAATGCAACTtgcggttgtgtcagagatgacctttaggGCAGCTATACGTAATTTCAACGCTCTGGCTGCTCgtaggaaggaaatttagaagtcacctgccacgaaggtaaggggcagggagggagaaagggagatgctTGGATGGGGCGGCAGTAACAGTGGCGGcaatcaggagggagggagatgcttggacgGGGAGAtgatcgggcagcagcagcggtaacgATCAGGAGGGAGATGTTTGGACGGGGCAACAGtgatcagtaaggagggagggagcgtgaTCGGTGACcatgcgcgttccctcccttaactgcggagacaaggctattcaccactccatggggcgaTGAATGGCTTTGTCCGAGTGGCCGCGGTGAACATTGTTTTTTCCCCACCGTTTCAGTGCaatatgaaaatctacttatttcatatcaaaagcacaagtttatgatatgAAACTTTCCAatcatttgacacacaagaagctccttttgtaggACTTCTGAAAGTGGGATCTGCAGGACAATCCTGCTTGATTTTAAGTTAGCCCCCTTACTTTCTTATTTATAGCTTTATAATTTTACTTATTACCAAAAAAGTGATAACAGGAAATAGAAGAATAATAAAatctataatatatatatattcagtctACAATATTCATCCAAAATTAACAGGAAATAAAGGATCTAAGAAAAAACAGAttcaaagaaaaattaaacaaaaagcaAGTCATCCAGACACATTTTATGCAGCCAATTACAGCATTAGGGACTAAATTTGAACAATAAAATTCTCTTTTGCCTCTAAGAAATCAATCAGTTGTTTTGGATCCAAAAATTGGTACATTTTACAGTTCCCTTACTTTCTAATTGCTCTTCTTGATCTGAATATTCCACCTCCATTTACACCCTACGCTGCCTATTAAGCTATTTATTGTGAATTGTTTTCATGGACTCATAAAATAGtgaatggcagataaagactgatATGGTCCACCCAGTGTGCCAGTAGGGTTGTAAGGATAATATCTGCCACAAAGTGCATGTTGCTTTCCCCATAGCTTCTTAAAATAAGAAGAGTCATTTCTCAATTTTTGCATGTGTGcttattatttattaattcaaaGTACAATATATACAGAATCAGGTCATTTTTAAAATCTTCATTTGTACAGAAACCAGTATCTACAAAATTAACTGCCAATAAACAATTTTAATTGATTCAAAGAATCACACACTATGAATCCAACATTTACAGTTGTATAAGGTGCTGTACTCATCTAGAAAGACAAAAAAATCATCCCAACGGCTTGATTCAGGGGGTCTACCCATACAGAGTACCCCACACAGAGGTCTGAATTTGGCTTCTACATATCCATGCTTTGTGTTTATACATGCATATAGGATCTCTAGCTGGAAAGTGGGTAAGAGTGCTGAGCTAAGTTCTCCTTTGAAGGAGCAAGAAATCATACTGAAGAACTgtgttagggctagattcactaaactctttTTTTGGGGGCGATCGATTCACTAAAGAGTTCCCATGTAAATGATCTGATCAGACACATGCCCACAagcgatccagatgcatgcgcagaccatcctttCTGCCTGGAGATGCGATCCGCACAAGCTTGAAgtcaaaacaaaagggggggggggtggctgtaCTCGCTGGCCCCATGAGAATCATTtcaggaacagaacacgctttgcagccaaggagaacacgccgtagtgcagccctgctttaaacctgtgggttaaaaacaAGGGCTcgcagagagcagggcgctttTTGCATAAGGgagatgtttttaattttgatggtttcagggctgcagggctgggatttcagggcagcagagagcaggacagttgggAAGGAcgtaagcaactggtcctcagccgtcgcttctttttggatcggcccagcccaatcggtgttccttcgttGGTTTACTGAATCGCTGCCtttctactttgcatgccatttgctCTCATTTGCATATACGGATCGGATTGGGTGTGGATAGGTTAGCGAATCAGGTCGGGatacgatcggtgagcttagtgaatctaggccatagtgtTTGGTGAGGCTCCTCCAGCAGCAGCCTTTCACTGTCCTAACTGACATGTATAAGGGATCTCGATGTGATGAAATGAGTAAGGAGAGGGTATTGCACAAAAGgattacaaatatatatatataatctgtaTGTACCTGTACATAAATACAGTATCAAAGGCCATCTCAAACAAGTGACAGATATATACACCAGTTAGAAGCTCTATGTACACAGCCCCGGTGGTGTTCTGCAAAACCTTTTCACACTTTAAACATGCTTCTGCAATAAGGGATTTATGTTAGACAAAAGTTATAATACAAGTGCCTGCAGGTCTTTTTTTAAGCAGAAACATCCTCATTTGGCAATGCATATGTATACAGCATACACAGATCCGTTACAGGACAGAGAATGCATTAACTATCCCACACTCAAAAACAGAGAAAAGTCTGCGGTTCATGAAATACATTTGCTTAATAAAGGACCGCTTGAATGTCTTTCATTTTGGCTATTGTTTCTGAAAAGTGGGTTGATTTCCTCGTTATTGGCTTTAAACCGGTAACTACTGTTCAAATGTCTACAGTCGGAATTTAACCAAATTTCCCCCATATGATCACAAGTCTGAGATACTTTACATCATAATGCATGTTATACAGTGCTCTTAGGGCTTCTAAAGATGTGCCAGCACTGGCTTGTACAAGTCCATCTGAAAGCCTGAATGCAGTCTCCACTGACAGATGAACTTTCTCTGCAGGATACCAAAATAGTCGCTCATCCTCACAGTTGTGACAGTAATAAGGAACTGAAGTAGCACTTTTCATAGAGGTCCAGCACGGTCCTCAGCATTGTGGCAATATTACATCATGCCTAGTTAACAACTGGTATGTGTCGACTTCACTTTATGAAATACTGGTGCAGTCTGGCTTGAGGGCTGGTGGAAATATGAATGCACACTTTCCACAAGTACACATGTGAATCAAGGAGTTTTATCATCTCCATGTGCATAAAAGAAGTGTGGACTGCACCCAATGAGCCATCCCTTGCATGCCCACGGTGACAGTCTGCACTATGAAACATGCTGTGTATTTTCACACGGCTCAATATTTTGAGAGACCAATTATGCACGTCGGTTGTGCTTAAATCTAGGCAGCTTCTTATCAAGTTACCAAATTGCCTCCTTTAAGCTGGTGGTTTAGTCTCTGCCTTACGTTCTTTAGGCATGGAACTGTGTCAGAACTAAGCAGCGCAGGGTTCCAGCAACCAACCAACTTCTGCTGAAAACTCATGACAAGAGGCCAGACCGTTTAAGGGACCAAACTGGTCATGAaagatctgatttttttttttttacatgatcAGCCCTATAAATTCCATAACACTATTTAATACAGCAGCATAATACAGCCAAAGGAGGGTGATTACACTTTATAAAAACGTACAAGTCTTTGCGGACCTGCACACAGGAAACAAActctatgagctccttttacgaagctgcattagcggttttaCCGCATGCAACTtgtcatcacgtgctaacccctgcgctagccgaaaaactaccgcctgctcaagaggaggtggtagcggctcacatagccggcaaattagcgcgcactattatgcgcgttaaaccgctaacgcagcttcgtaaaaggagccctatgagttcACATTCTGATATCACAGTGCAGACATTCGAAGACTTGGTACCTCACCTCTGGTTCCAAAGTTCATATTTTTAAAACCAGGCCTAATGgtaatgcttgccctggatttgctttggttttatttatgtttCACCAAACATGTGGTGCCCATCTCCCTAATGTCCATGATTGAGGTTGCATATATGATGCCAAATAGATAACTTGTAGACTTAAAGAATTCCACTGAACTGTTCAATAAATACTAAAGCAAACCAAGCAGTGCCCTGAATCCTTAGGGCAACATTTGTGAGTGTCTGGATATGAATATGGACAAGAAAAGTTTAGGAGTTTCTTTCCTTGCATTTCTCCAGTAACTAAACAAAGCCAAATGCTCCAAAGTCACAGATAAGGAGTGTTGTTTTCTTGAACTTCTGTGATATAAACCAATAAaaatcataattaaaaaaaaaatccttctctgaGTAAGGTGCTATGAAAGAAAGATATTTCATTGTcacatgaaaattaataaatgaaaactATTAACTTGAAAAGCACTGGATCAACCAGTATAAATCTGTACAGCATTTTCATACAGATGTGCTGAATGGTTTTAGCAAGCTCACAAGATGGGGCGATTAGTCCTATTCATTAAATCATATTAAAAACTGTGATGAAAAGATGCCAAAAACGATGATTACAATATGATTGCACTTACCCCATCTGcacaattttttttcaaatggaaaGCAAAAACACATCACGTTCACACATTAAAATGAACACCACTTTCcaccatatatatatacaaatttTTCCAAATCTAACATCATTTCAAATATATGAAAATGACAAAGACAGACTGTTTCTATGAACACTGAAATGGGGAATCCCTTAGTGTTGTTTGGTATCTACAAAGTAAAtggtatttaaaaaataaaatcctcaAAACTGGTAGTAGGAGTGCTCATCATTCTGGATCTTTTGTTTCTAAAGGCAGAGAGGGCTCAAAAAGTTACTAGAGCAATTTCAGAAAAGCCTGCGCTGTAAGGGCCATGATGAATGGATTAATAGACCAGCAACATTCTGAGGACAATTCTTCATTAAGTGATCTTCCTAGTTGTAGCTCCAAGGCAAAACTATGCTAACACTTCAGAACATTTGCAGACAATTTCTTTTTTAACATGGCCTCTTCTGGATGTTTTTAGGGGAGTATTTCCCCAAAACATACAGGATAATCACATAAAAGCACAGAATTGTGCTATTTCGGTCTGGAAAGCATAAAATAGATGTTTAGGGTTATAGGGAGGACCCTGTATCAAAGTGCAATACTTCTGTTGTTGTTAGGCTAAAGTCAACCCAACCAACCACCCAGACAAGACACGGCCAACACAACAAGAGCTCACCAAGCGCTCTCATTCCATAATATTTCCAGCCTCTCTTCAAGAGCACTTTCCGTGGTGTCACAATCCTATCCTGGAATTAAAAaccattcagaatacagctgccaGGGTATGGCCCACTGTGATGAAGGACAAATGTTATCTGCACATAGCTTTGTGTTCTTATACTTGGGCTTCTCTTTTATATTTGTTAACTATTTTCAACCACTGTATGAAGCGTGGTTAGTGATTCTAAATGCATGCCATATTCTGGGGAGCCACTTGAGATCACAAGAGACAGGTTTCCTATTCACTACAGCAAGCTAGAGAAAATTTAGCACAACTGTTAACAATACACAAGGGACATTTAAATTGAGTTTATCCCTTATATCATTATTCCTTGGCTGCATGTGGTATTCATTAGTCACTTAACCTTACATGTGTCAAGTACTTGCATATTTATGAGTTAGAACATAAAATGATGTACAAAAATGTTTTAACAATGGCAAAAAACTAATAATAGGGTATTAAAATCATGCACCAGGCTTATGCTTTGCTTAAACATCTTTTTTGCACTTATCACCTCTTATTATTGCATCCATGGAAAAAcagggggggaggaaagatgttatGAATGATTTTTATCTCCATCATGAGATCAAATATTATTGGCTACTGTTTCATTGTCCTAGGCTTTTTCCTggtctttataaaatatttgtGGATCACGACATGCTTTTTTGAAGTCTTTTGTACAATATTAAATgttacaaaattttaaaataatcctATTCGTCCTCAACTCTTCCTCTTGgacaagctctctctctctctctggagaaATTCTGCTGTCGTGAGCatacaaaagaaaaatgttcTTCCTCGGTGATCCTTCATGACTCACATCAGGGAGGCCAAATAGGAGAGCCGTGTGATTTCCGCAAGGTTGGCCATGATATTATTCTGATGGGACATTTCAACGGTGCCATAAAATCACAAGCAACTTAAGGGCtcaagttttgtgtttggatGCAGAACTACCGGTATTATGTATCTACACGTATAAATATATGTATTTGCTAGCACAGGTTTTAATGTCTTAAATTAAGCAAATTCACCTCAGGAGTGCTTGTGTGGTTTaagcccccccaccctccaaaacAACCCCTTACAGTATATCACAATTCTTTGAAGGAGTAAGTTCTCCTAAGCAGGAAGGGCACAGAGGATGCTTAGAAATCCATGGCCATTTAACATCCCACAGGATAAACGACAAGACCGTCTATAACACTTGCTTGACTCGGGTGAAGTCTCCAACAGTGCTTTCAGTTCTGCTTTGTCACATCCTTCGTTCCAGTTCACGCTGGTGCTTAATAAGCCGTTCTATTTCTGTTCCTAGTGTTTGCAGATTTTCCTGCAAACAGAAAAAGGCAAAAGAGAAAAAAGTACAAGTCAGCGATGGCAGGTTTTGCTATTTCATACTGAAGTTATAGAGCCCGATCCATTACTAAGGCCTGGAAGATACAGTCAAGATTTAAGAGGACTCTTTCAGTGAAGGACAAAATGGAGAAAGTTATATGCTTCAGGTGGTCAATCTTGTACTGCTGGAAACTGTCAGACAGCATTTGGGATATTTACAGTATTTCTCTTCTGACACTTGTGACCCCTTTAATCCATAAAAACAGGTTCAAAGCAGCAAAAgacaaaatacaataaagagtAAAATATACAATGAGGTTCTTCTGCTTTCGTTGGTTTCAAACTAGAAGGCAGAAAATAACTAAAATAAGCAATAGAAAAataccaattttttattttttataatacctGTGCTGGTTCTACATCTACCATCTCTAAGGGACATGATGAGTGAATTGGGGAACCCAGTTAAATTCTGGGGCAATTCTTCCCCTTGGAAGCTATAGGAAAGATCACATCAAGGCTGCTATTTATCTGTGCATACATTTGAAAACGTTTTAGAGCAGTGGGATAAGGAGAACCACTGCTTGGGcactacaggtaagcaactttgcatGACTGACTATAGAGAAATAGCCTTGGGAGGGGGCAACCAGTTAGATGACATGGTCCCCACATTACAGTGTTTGTTGGCAGATAACCATATATAACTAATGAAAGAAGATGGCAATGTATATAACACATAAAACGACTGTGCTACAGTTTCAGGTATGTCGCTATTTGTGTCTATAACTGGCCAAATTACCTTATTGCTTTATCTCATTCTATAGGGTAGTCAATGTTAACATTAATGATCCCAACAAACAAAGGCAAACGATCCAAATGATCTATGATGGCAAACCCAAACAGCAGATTGAAGAAAAAATAACTGTCACTATAAACAGTAGATGTGGTTTGGGGAAGTGCAACTTACCAAGTAGGCGACACCTTGAAACAAACCTCTTGGTCTCtatgggccggattctgtatagaatcgcacatgggtgtcctatatagaatcatgtctgtccGCCTAAACCCGCCTaaaaccacgattctctaaccgacgttGCCATTGAGCTCTCTGTCACTATCAATTTAATGGCTGCCCCCCAAAAGactatcggcaggagggatgc
This window contains:
- the LOC117359847 gene encoding anaphase-promoting complex subunit 11 → MKVKVKSWNGVASWLWVANDENCGICRMAFNGCCPDCKIPGDDCPLVWGQCSHCFHMHCILKWLNSQQVQQHCPMCRQEWKFKE